In Duganella zoogloeoides, a single genomic region encodes these proteins:
- a CDS encoding MetQ/NlpA family ABC transporter substrate-binding protein produces MINPIRRHAALTTILAALALALGANAPVHAKDPKEIVIGTSAGPYADQIKLGIKPLLEKKGYKVKLVEFNDYIQPNFALAEGSLDANVFQHIVYLNKFATENKLPITELVKVPTAPIAIYSKRHKTLAEVKDGTTVALPNDPTNQARALVLLDQLGWIKLRDKYDPVRASERDIAANLKKIKLIPLEAAQLPRSLQDTDYSFVNGNYALASGLKLKDALKTEKISDNYVNLVAVRTADKDKPFARDIAAAYRSREFLDITNKQFADYSRTDYQVALAKEVAAKPAK; encoded by the coding sequence ATGATCAATCCGATCCGCCGCCATGCCGCATTGACCACGATACTGGCAGCACTGGCACTGGCGCTCGGCGCCAACGCGCCGGTTCACGCCAAAGATCCGAAAGAAATCGTTATCGGCACCAGCGCCGGTCCGTACGCGGACCAGATCAAACTGGGCATCAAGCCGCTGCTCGAAAAGAAGGGATATAAAGTCAAGCTGGTGGAGTTCAACGACTACATCCAGCCCAACTTCGCGCTGGCCGAAGGTTCGCTCGACGCCAACGTGTTCCAGCACATCGTGTACCTGAACAAGTTCGCCACCGAGAACAAGCTGCCCATCACCGAACTGGTGAAAGTGCCCACCGCGCCGATCGCCATCTACAGCAAGCGCCACAAGACACTGGCGGAGGTGAAGGACGGCACGACGGTGGCGCTGCCCAACGATCCGACCAACCAGGCGCGTGCACTGGTGCTGCTCGACCAGTTGGGCTGGATCAAGCTGCGCGACAAGTACGACCCGGTGCGCGCGTCCGAGCGCGACATCGCCGCTAACCTCAAAAAGATCAAGCTGATCCCGCTCGAAGCTGCGCAGCTTCCCCGCTCGCTGCAAGACACCGACTACTCTTTCGTCAACGGCAACTACGCGCTGGCCTCGGGCCTGAAACTCAAGGACGCGTTAAAGACCGAGAAAATCTCGGACAACTACGTCAACCTGGTGGCAGTGCGCACGGCCGACAAGGACAAGCCGTTTGCCAGGGACATCGCGGCCGCCTACCGCTCGCGCGAATTCCTCGACATCACCAACAAGCAATTCGCTGACTACTCCAGGACCGACTACCAGGTGGCACTGGCCAAAGAGGTGGCAGCCAAGCCGGCCAAGTGA
- a CDS encoding multidrug effflux MFS transporter: MNILLTILLAGLTMVGPLAIDTYLPSFPAIGVAFDASPIMVQQTLSMFLFCFAFMMLFYGTLSDSFGRRPVILVSLVLYIAASIGAALAPSIGVLLACRIVQGLAAGAGSVVGRAIVQDRFTGAAAQKILAHIMMVFGLAPAIAPVLGGWLQVSFGWRSIFWFLAAFGIVMYVAVTRLLPESLAVKDRHPFHLGVIARNYWKVLCHHHFLLLAIAVGMSFAGVALYIGSAAYFVMNILHLPETAFAWMFVPLIGGMVVGSALSGKFAHKFARKAQAWMGFAVMILAGVINVGYNLYFTAAVPWAVLPLFIYSFGLSLMMTPITLMALEYFPNNSGLASSMQSFVQMLLFALVSGLVAPLLFDSALNLAWGVLGSLVVAVLAWLLAQVGKPVVH; this comes from the coding sequence ATGAATATTCTGCTGACCATCCTGCTGGCCGGCCTGACCATGGTCGGCCCGCTCGCTATCGATACCTATTTGCCATCGTTCCCCGCCATCGGCGTGGCGTTCGACGCCAGCCCGATCATGGTGCAGCAAACCCTGAGCATGTTCCTGTTCTGCTTTGCCTTCATGATGCTGTTTTACGGCACCCTGTCCGATTCGTTCGGCCGCCGCCCGGTGATCCTGGTGTCGCTGGTGCTGTACATCGCCGCGTCGATCGGGGCCGCGCTGGCGCCGTCGATCGGCGTGCTGCTGGCCTGCCGCATCGTGCAGGGCCTGGCGGCGGGCGCCGGTTCCGTCGTCGGCCGCGCCATCGTGCAGGACCGCTTTACCGGCGCCGCCGCACAAAAAATCCTGGCCCACATCATGATGGTGTTCGGCCTGGCGCCCGCAATCGCGCCGGTACTGGGCGGCTGGCTGCAAGTGAGCTTTGGCTGGCGTTCGATCTTCTGGTTCCTTGCCGCCTTCGGCATCGTGATGTACGTTGCCGTCACGCGCCTGCTGCCGGAGAGCCTGGCCGTAAAAGATCGCCACCCGTTCCACCTCGGAGTCATCGCGCGCAATTATTGGAAGGTGCTGTGCCACCACCATTTCCTGCTGCTGGCCATTGCCGTGGGCATGAGCTTTGCCGGCGTGGCGCTGTACATCGGCTCGGCCGCGTACTTCGTCATGAACATCCTGCACCTGCCGGAAACCGCGTTTGCCTGGATGTTCGTGCCGCTGATCGGCGGCATGGTGGTGGGTTCGGCGCTGTCGGGCAAATTCGCCCACAAGTTTGCGCGCAAGGCGCAGGCCTGGATGGGCTTTGCGGTGATGATCCTGGCCGGCGTGATCAACGTCGGCTACAACCTGTATTTCACCGCTGCCGTGCCGTGGGCGGTGCTGCCGCTGTTTATCTATTCGTTCGGCCTGTCGCTGATGATGACACCGATCACCCTGATGGCGCTCGAGTACTTCCCGAACAATAGCGGACTGGCGTCGTCGATGCAGTCGTTCGTGCAGATGCTGCTGTTTGCGCTGGTGTCTGGACTGGTGGCGCCGCTGCTGTTCGACAGCGCGCTCAACCTGGCGTGGGGTGTGCTGGGGAGCCTGGTGGTGGCGGTGCTGGCGTGGTTGCTGGCGCAGGTCGGCAAGCCGGTGGTGCACTGA
- a CDS encoding LLM class flavin-dependent oxidoreductase, with translation MSKQIRFNAFQMNTVSHQSPGLWTHPRDTGHRYTDPDHWTDLARLLEVGLFDAVFLADVLGAYDVYQGSADAALRHAVQAPLNDPLALVPLMAQVTNHLGFGVTCALTYEHPYTFARRISTLDHLTRGRIGWNIVTGYLDSAARNLGLDRQLGHDERYDLADEYMDVVYKLWEKSWDDDAVVNDKARGVYAEPSRIHAINHEGRFYKVPGFHLCEPSPQRTPLLYQAGTSPRGTAFAARHAECTFVSGPSKTVVRKYADDLRTAVRAAGRDGDDLKIYAQALIVTAPTEAEAWARYADYRNHVDIEAALALLSGWTGIDFSQFPLDATVEYIESDAGRSALASFTQADPDRTWTVREAALFIGLGGRGPVLVGDPRQVADQLEAWQDDTGIDGFNLAFAVAHDSMRDVVELIVPELQRRGRYRTAYDGGTLRGQVLGGGARLAAGHVAHAVRL, from the coding sequence ATGAGCAAGCAAATCCGCTTCAACGCCTTCCAGATGAACACGGTGAGCCACCAGTCGCCGGGCCTGTGGACGCATCCGCGCGACACCGGCCACCGCTACACCGATCCTGACCACTGGACCGACCTGGCGCGCCTGCTGGAGGTGGGCCTGTTCGACGCCGTGTTCCTGGCCGACGTGCTGGGCGCCTACGATGTGTACCAGGGCAGCGCCGACGCCGCGCTGCGCCACGCGGTGCAGGCGCCATTGAACGATCCGCTGGCGCTGGTGCCGCTGATGGCGCAAGTGACTAACCACCTGGGCTTCGGCGTAACCTGCGCCCTCACCTACGAGCATCCTTATACGTTCGCGCGGCGCATCTCCACGCTCGACCATCTGACGCGTGGGCGCATCGGCTGGAATATCGTCACCGGGTATCTCGACAGCGCAGCGCGCAACCTGGGCCTGGACCGGCAACTGGGCCACGACGAGCGCTACGACCTGGCCGACGAATACATGGACGTAGTCTATAAACTGTGGGAGAAAAGCTGGGACGACGACGCCGTGGTCAACGACAAGGCGCGCGGCGTGTATGCCGAGCCGTCGCGCATCCACGCTATCAACCACGAAGGCCGCTTTTACAAGGTGCCGGGCTTTCACCTGTGCGAGCCGTCACCGCAGCGCACGCCGTTGCTGTACCAGGCCGGCACGTCGCCGCGCGGCACGGCCTTTGCCGCGCGCCATGCCGAGTGCACATTCGTCAGTGGTCCCAGCAAGACCGTGGTGCGCAAGTACGCCGATGACCTGCGCACCGCAGTGCGCGCGGCCGGCCGGGACGGCGACGACCTCAAAATTTACGCCCAGGCGCTGATCGTCACCGCCCCCACCGAGGCCGAAGCATGGGCCAGGTACGCGGACTACCGCAACCACGTCGATATCGAGGCGGCGCTGGCCCTGCTATCCGGCTGGACCGGCATCGACTTCAGCCAGTTTCCGCTCGACGCCACCGTCGAGTACATCGAATCGGACGCGGGCCGCTCGGCGCTGGCGTCGTTCACCCAGGCCGATCCCGACCGCACCTGGACCGTGCGCGAGGCCGCACTGTTCATCGGCCTCGGTGGCCGCGGCCCGGTGCTGGTAGGCGATCCGCGCCAGGTGGCGGACCAGCTGGAAGCATGGCAGGACGACACCGGCATCGACGGTTTCAACCTCGCCTTTGCCGTGGCCCACGACAGCATGCGCGACGTGGTGGAGCTGATCGTGCCGGAATTGCAGCGGCGCGGGCGGTATCGCACGGCGTACGACGGCGGTACCTTGCGCGGACAGGTGCTCGGTGGCGGCGCGCGGCTCGCTGCCGGTCACGTGGCGCACGCGGTACGGCTCTGA
- the trxC gene encoding thioredoxin TrxC, producing MTNATAQPDSLHIVCPHCDAVNRLPAAKLAAQPVCGKCQKPLFTGQPVDLTSARFLKHIERSDIPVLVDFWAPWCGPCRTMAPFYAQAAARLEPHFRVVKVDTEQAQDLATRYAIRSIPTLALFKGGREVARQPGAMDATNIIAWANQNNR from the coding sequence ATGACGAATGCCACCGCCCAACCCGATTCATTGCACATTGTTTGCCCCCACTGCGACGCCGTCAACCGGCTCCCCGCCGCCAAGCTGGCGGCGCAGCCGGTGTGCGGCAAGTGCCAGAAACCGCTGTTTACCGGCCAGCCGGTCGATCTGACCAGCGCGCGGTTTTTAAAGCATATCGAGCGCAGCGACATTCCGGTGCTGGTGGACTTTTGGGCGCCGTGGTGCGGGCCGTGCCGGACGATGGCGCCGTTTTACGCGCAGGCCGCCGCCAGGCTGGAGCCGCACTTCCGCGTGGTCAAGGTCGATACCGAGCAGGCCCAGGACCTGGCCACCCGCTACGCGATCCGCAGCATTCCCACGCTGGCGCTGTTCAAGGGCGGCCGCGAAGTCGCGCGCCAGCCGGGCGCCATGGATGCGACCAATATTATTGCTTGGGCCAATCAAAACAATCGCTAA
- a CDS encoding LysE family translocator, whose product MAFPSLSELAPHGTTFVALTIAAVLLTPGPTNTLLFLAGSRDGIRRSLPLIAAEWVGYLISIGVWCVFLALAAAVAPWAPPVARACAAVYIAWSAIKLWRTAPQAGAAGSKGIGPRDLFTVTLLNPKAFFFATVVFPPLAAGPAALLEAYLIFSALLLPIAALWISMGAAVLAYPSATPRQPMVHRIASVVLMGFSGSICYTLLAR is encoded by the coding sequence ATGGCTTTTCCTTCCCTGTCGGAGCTCGCGCCGCACGGCACCACGTTCGTTGCGCTGACCATAGCCGCCGTGCTGCTCACGCCCGGCCCCACCAACACGCTGCTGTTCCTGGCGGGCAGCCGCGACGGCATTCGCCGTTCGCTGCCGCTGATCGCGGCCGAGTGGGTCGGCTACCTGATCTCGATCGGGGTGTGGTGCGTGTTCCTGGCGCTGGCTGCTGCCGTGGCGCCATGGGCGCCGCCAGTGGCGCGCGCCTGTGCGGCCGTGTACATCGCCTGGTCGGCCATCAAGCTGTGGCGCACCGCGCCGCAGGCCGGGGCAGCCGGCAGCAAGGGCATCGGTCCACGCGACCTGTTCACGGTCACGCTGCTCAACCCCAAGGCGTTCTTTTTTGCGACCGTGGTCTTCCCGCCGCTGGCGGCCGGTCCAGCAGCGCTGCTCGAGGCTTACCTGATCTTCAGCGCCCTGCTGCTGCCGATCGCCGCACTGTGGATTTCGATGGGCGCTGCCGTACTGGCCTACCCCAGCGCCACCCCGCGCCAGCCGATGGTGCACCGGATCGCGTCAGTGGTGCTGATGGGGTTTTCGGGCTCCATCTGCTACACGCTGCTGGCCCGCTGA
- a CDS encoding methionine ABC transporter permease, which yields MSELFSTLGVSFNAIVAMLPEMGTAVGQTLTMLGIGLSAAVLIGGPLGIVLFLVADGQSLQNRPAALVLGWLVNTVRSFPFIILLVALVPLTRLIAGTSIGPLAAAVPLSFAAIPYFARMVEQNLREVPRGVIEAAHAMGASELQIVLRVLLVEARSGLVLALTVLAISFLSYSAVAGVVGGGGIGDLAIRYGYYRFETDIMVATVAILIIMVQLIQFTGNRIAKRIDKR from the coding sequence ATGTCTGAACTGTTTTCCACGCTGGGCGTGTCGTTCAACGCCATCGTCGCCATGCTGCCCGAGATGGGCACTGCCGTCGGCCAAACGCTCACCATGCTCGGCATCGGCCTGTCGGCAGCAGTGCTGATCGGCGGGCCGCTCGGCATCGTGCTGTTCCTGGTGGCCGATGGCCAGTCGCTGCAAAACCGCCCGGCCGCGCTGGTGCTGGGCTGGCTGGTCAACACGGTGCGCTCGTTCCCGTTCATCATTTTGCTGGTCGCCCTGGTGCCGTTGACGCGCCTGATTGCCGGCACGTCGATCGGGCCGCTGGCGGCCGCGGTGCCGCTGTCGTTTGCCGCCATTCCGTATTTCGCCCGCATGGTCGAGCAGAACCTGCGCGAAGTGCCGCGCGGCGTGATCGAGGCGGCGCACGCCATGGGCGCGTCGGAACTGCAGATCGTGCTGCGCGTGCTGCTGGTGGAGGCGCGCTCCGGCCTGGTGCTGGCATTGACCGTGCTGGCGATCAGCTTCCTGTCGTATTCCGCTGTGGCCGGCGTGGTGGGCGGCGGCGGCATCGGCGACCTGGCGATCCGCTACGGCTATTACCGCTTCGAGACCGACATCATGGTGGCCACTGTCGCCATCCTGATCATCATGGTGCAACTGATCCAGTTCACCGGCAACCGCATTGCAAAACGCATCGACAAACGTTAA
- a CDS encoding class I adenylate-forming enzyme family protein — MNDFDLHTLLASLPARLGAIVRRWSHDTPHAPALHDGCRHWTYAQLAAAIDATAANLRALDVRAGDRLMVVGENCAAQVALTFAAADLDAWIVHVNGRLSAHEVDQIRDHCGARRVIYTSAPGSSTSPETAAHGLRHAAIVADSPFGAWMVGALHTGRVPEPVHAASEYQVAALVYTTGTTSATGAPKGVMLSHRNLLFVAAVSSRLRGLVPSDRAYGVLPITHVYGLTSVMLGTLYAGACLYLCPRFTPAALLAALREHALTIVQGVPAMYAKLLERLGSVDDSLPNHLRFAYAGGSPLAPSLKARVERVLGVPLHNGYGLTETSPTVSQTRLDQPRTDTSVGHAIPGVAVRVVDAHGVPVAPGVDGQLWVRGPNVMLGYYRDAELTAASMRDGGWLDTGDVARSDADGALFIVGRTKELIIRAGFNVYPLEVETVLNAHPGVTQSAVVGRPGGHGDEDVVAYIELDARHPVALEDLHAWLAQHLAPYKRPAEIIVMAALPAAATGKILKGRLRTCTGKE; from the coding sequence ATGAACGACTTCGATCTCCATACCCTGCTGGCATCCTTGCCGGCGCGGCTCGGCGCCATCGTGCGCCGCTGGTCGCACGACACCCCGCACGCCCCCGCCCTGCACGACGGCTGCCGCCACTGGACCTACGCCCAGCTGGCTGCCGCCATCGACGCTACTGCCGCCAACTTGCGCGCGCTGGATGTGCGCGCCGGCGACCGCCTGATGGTAGTCGGCGAAAACTGCGCAGCGCAAGTGGCACTCACCTTTGCCGCCGCCGATCTCGACGCCTGGATCGTCCACGTCAACGGCCGCCTCTCCGCGCACGAGGTGGACCAGATCCGCGACCATTGCGGCGCGCGCCGCGTGATCTATACCAGCGCGCCTGGCTCCAGCACCTCGCCCGAGACTGCCGCCCACGGCCTGCGCCACGCGGCCATCGTTGCCGATTCGCCGTTCGGCGCCTGGATGGTCGGCGCCTTGCATACCGGCCGCGTACCCGAACCGGTGCACGCGGCGTCCGAATACCAGGTGGCGGCGCTGGTGTACACCACCGGCACCACCAGCGCCACCGGCGCGCCCAAGGGCGTGATGCTCAGCCACCGCAACCTGCTCTTCGTCGCGGCAGTCTCGAGCCGCCTGCGCGGCCTCGTGCCATCCGACCGCGCATACGGCGTGCTGCCGATCACCCACGTCTATGGCCTGACATCGGTGATGCTGGGCACCCTCTACGCGGGCGCCTGCCTGTACCTGTGCCCACGCTTCACGCCCGCTGCGCTGCTGGCCGCGCTGCGCGAGCACGCACTCACCATCGTCCAGGGCGTGCCGGCCATGTATGCGAAGCTGCTGGAAAGGCTCGGCAGCGTTGACGACTCTTTGCCGAATCATTTGCGCTTCGCCTACGCGGGCGGTTCGCCGCTCGCGCCCAGCCTGAAGGCGCGCGTGGAGCGGGTATTGGGCGTGCCGCTGCATAACGGCTACGGCCTCACCGAGACCTCGCCCACCGTCAGCCAGACGCGCCTGGACCAGCCGCGCACCGACACGTCGGTCGGCCATGCCATCCCCGGCGTGGCGGTGCGCGTGGTGGACGCGCATGGCGTGCCGGTCGCACCCGGCGTCGATGGCCAGCTGTGGGTGCGCGGCCCGAACGTCATGCTCGGCTATTACCGCGATGCGGAACTCACTGCCGCCAGCATGCGTGACGGCGGCTGGCTCGATACCGGTGACGTCGCGCGCAGCGACGCGGACGGCGCGCTGTTCATCGTCGGCCGCACCAAGGAATTGATTATCCGCGCCGGCTTCAACGTCTACCCGCTGGAAGTGGAAACGGTGCTCAACGCCCACCCGGGCGTGACGCAATCGGCGGTGGTAGGACGCCCCGGTGGGCATGGCGACGAGGACGTGGTCGCTTACATCGAGCTGGACGCCCGCCATCCCGTGGCGCTGGAAGACCTGCACGCCTGGCTGGCGCAGCACCTGGCGCCTTATAAACGGCCGGCCGAGATCATCGTGATGGCGGCCCTGCCGGCGGCAGCCACCGGCAAGATCCTCAAGGGGCGGCTAAGAACCTGCACCGGCAAGGAGTGA
- a CDS encoding phasin family protein, with the protein MFPYSQSVTPAVKSHLDAQMAFFNDMSRSMFRTAQQFSDLNLQMAQTMLEDVAHTGCDCLTANRATDMMSAAASRAQPATDKLRAYQQHLSRIAADTQVEMSKVAGEHVESTTRTAKVLADEVARTAQEEAQRALQQQESAMERAADPFRQNGARRMADGQDHQPYGSSTGTQASGQATAAQTAAQAAAQSGKQSGARKEA; encoded by the coding sequence ATGTTTCCATATTCCCAATCCGTCACGCCCGCCGTCAAATCGCATCTCGACGCCCAGATGGCATTTTTCAACGACATGTCACGTTCGATGTTTCGTACCGCCCAGCAGTTCAGCGACCTCAATCTGCAGATGGCGCAAACCATGCTGGAAGATGTCGCGCACACCGGCTGCGATTGCCTCACCGCCAACCGCGCCACCGACATGATGTCGGCCGCTGCCAGCCGCGCGCAGCCGGCCACCGACAAGCTGCGCGCGTACCAGCAGCACCTGTCGCGCATCGCCGCCGACACCCAGGTGGAAATGTCCAAGGTCGCCGGCGAACACGTGGAATCGACTACCCGCACCGCCAAGGTGCTGGCCGACGAGGTGGCCCGCACCGCCCAGGAAGAAGCCCAGCGTGCGCTGCAACAGCAGGAATCGGCCATGGAGCGTGCCGCCGATCCGTTCCGGCAAAACGGTGCGCGGCGCATGGCCGATGGCCAGGATCACCAGCCCTACGGTAGTAGCACCGGTACCCAGGCGTCCGGCCAGGCCACGGCAGCGCAAACCGCAGCGCAAGCCGCCGCCCAAAGTGGCAAGCAAAGCGGCGCCCGCAAGGAGGCATGA
- a CDS encoding methionine ABC transporter ATP-binding protein encodes MTIPLIRIEHASKTFTLPDGGRFDAVRDVSLDVRQGDIYGLIGKSGAGKSTLLRLFNLLERPDAGAITVAGRELTSLSKRDLRDARRNIGMIFQQFNLLQNATVFDNVAFPLRIHGGQKPEQIAARVNQCLELVELGVKADSYPAQLSGGQKQRVAIARALASGPAVLLCDEPTSALDAETTRALLATLRDINRRLGVTIVIVSHELSVLAEICNRVAVIEDGAIAEEFALNEPAGHDTAPRKTALGRELAAFNTANRANVADLASPANAADAATDPRTADVAAIAAYREPAHV; translated from the coding sequence ATGACTATTCCACTGATCCGCATCGAACATGCGAGCAAGACCTTTACCCTGCCCGACGGCGGGCGCTTCGACGCCGTGCGCGACGTGTCGCTCGACGTGCGCCAGGGCGACATCTATGGCCTGATCGGCAAAAGCGGCGCCGGCAAATCGACCTTGCTGCGCCTGTTCAATTTGCTGGAGCGGCCCGACGCCGGGGCGATTACCGTCGCCGGCCGCGAGCTGACGTCGCTGTCGAAGCGCGACCTGCGCGATGCGCGCCGCAATATCGGCATGATTTTCCAGCAGTTCAACCTGCTGCAAAACGCCACGGTGTTCGACAACGTCGCCTTCCCGCTGCGCATCCACGGCGGCCAGAAACCGGAACAGATCGCCGCGCGCGTGAACCAGTGCCTGGAACTGGTGGAACTGGGCGTCAAGGCCGACAGCTATCCGGCCCAGCTGTCGGGCGGCCAGAAACAGCGCGTGGCGATTGCCCGCGCACTGGCCAGCGGCCCCGCCGTGCTGCTGTGCGATGAACCCACGTCCGCGCTCGACGCCGAGACCACGCGCGCGCTGCTGGCCACGCTGCGCGACATCAACCGCCGGCTGGGGGTCACCATCGTCATCGTCAGCCACGAGCTTTCCGTGCTGGCCGAAATCTGCAACCGCGTGGCGGTGATCGAGGATGGCGCGATTGCCGAGGAATTCGCGCTGAACGAACCGGCAGGCCACGACACCGCACCGCGCAAGACCGCACTGGGCCGCGAGCTTGCTGCGTTCAATACCGCCAATAGGGCGAATGTCGCCGATCTCGCCAGCCCCGCGAACGCCGCCGATGCTGCCACCGACCCTCGCACAGCCGATGTTGCCGCCATCGCTGCCTACCGGGAGCCGGCCCATGTCTGA
- the epsC gene encoding serine O-acetyltransferase EpsC — MTIDTFDATGVKPSHWNLASVIEQLRVSREATHNIRHQGRVRELPSREALQIIVNGLSAVLFPTHYGRPNLTDESIDYFVGDTLNTTLNRLTEQVRRGLQFSATEEVPDDAVLTQQAHAITREFAANLPGIRALLVSDVHAAFSGDPAATSVAEIMLCYPGTIAILYYRLAHCLHRLGSPFLARLISDIGHSLTGIDIHPGAQIGGSFFIDHGTGVVIGETAILGQRVRLYQHVTLGAKRFPADDQGVLIKGVPRHPVVEDDVVIYAGATILGRITIGAGSTIGGNVWLTQSVAPNSNVSQAQMRND; from the coding sequence ATGACTATTGATACCTTCGACGCCACCGGCGTCAAACCATCGCACTGGAACCTGGCCAGTGTGATCGAACAGCTGCGCGTGTCGCGCGAGGCCACCCATAATATCCGCCACCAGGGCCGGGTGCGCGAGCTGCCGTCGCGCGAGGCGCTGCAAATCATCGTCAACGGCCTGTCGGCGGTGCTGTTCCCCACCCATTACGGCCGGCCCAACCTGACCGACGAAAGTATCGATTACTTTGTCGGCGACACCCTTAACACCACGCTCAACCGCCTGACCGAACAGGTGCGGCGCGGCTTGCAATTCTCGGCCACCGAAGAAGTGCCCGACGACGCCGTGCTCACCCAGCAGGCCCACGCCATCACCCGCGAATTTGCCGCCAACCTGCCGGGCATCCGCGCGCTGCTGGTCTCCGACGTGCACGCGGCGTTTTCCGGCGACCCGGCCGCCACCTCGGTGGCCGAGATCATGCTGTGCTACCCCGGCACCATCGCCATCCTGTACTACCGCCTGGCGCACTGCCTGCACCGCCTGGGCTCGCCGTTCCTGGCGCGGCTGATATCGGACATCGGCCACTCGCTCACCGGCATCGACATCCACCCCGGCGCTCAGATCGGCGGCAGCTTCTTCATCGACCATGGCACGGGCGTGGTGATCGGCGAGACCGCCATTCTCGGCCAGCGGGTGCGCCTGTACCAGCACGTCACGCTGGGCGCCAAACGCTTCCCGGCCGATGACCAGGGCGTGTTGATCAAGGGCGTGCCGCGCCACCCGGTGGTCGAAGACGACGTGGTGATCTACGCCGGCGCCACCATCCTGGGCCGCATTACCATCGGCGCTGGATCAACCATCGGCGGCAATGTGTGGCTTACCCAGAGTGTGGCGCCTAACAGCAATGTCTCCCAGGCCCAGATGCGCAACGACTAG
- a CDS encoding RrF2 family transcriptional regulator codes for MRLTQFTDFSLRTLLFLSANRDRLVTIQDIADLHGISKNHLMKVVYQLGQTGLVETVRGRNGGLRLAKEPADINIGQLVRTTETDFFMAECFDRAHDTCPLTNDCKLKHTLNDATRAFLAVLDQQTLADMLPAQPAESGSKPVRIMRNAASH; via the coding sequence ATGCGCCTCACCCAATTTACAGATTTCTCGCTGCGCACGCTGCTATTCCTGAGCGCCAACCGCGACCGCCTGGTGACCATCCAGGACATCGCGGACCTGCACGGGATATCGAAAAACCACCTGATGAAGGTGGTGTACCAGCTGGGGCAAACCGGGCTGGTGGAGACGGTGCGCGGCCGCAACGGCGGCCTGCGGCTGGCGAAGGAACCGGCCGACATCAATATCGGCCAGCTGGTGCGCACTACCGAGACCGATTTCTTCATGGCCGAATGCTTCGACCGCGCCCACGACACCTGTCCGCTCACCAACGACTGCAAGCTCAAACACACGCTCAACGATGCCACCAGGGCATTTCTCGCTGTGCTCGACCAACAGACGCTGGCCGACATGCTGCCCGCGCAGCCGGCCGAGTCCGGCAGCAAGCCGGTACGCATCATGCGCAACGCGGCCAGCCATTAA